A part of Azospirillum thermophilum genomic DNA contains:
- the gloA gene encoding lactoylglutathione lyase, with product MSEYRLLHTMLRVLDLDKSIDFYTRLLGMKLLRRNDYEGGRFTLAFVGYGDESDTAVLELTHNWDQKEPYEIGTAYGHIAIGVPDIYGTCEALAKEGVKIPRAPGPMKHGSTVIAFIEDPDGYKVELIERK from the coding sequence ATGAGCGAATACCGGCTTCTGCACACGATGCTGCGTGTGCTGGACCTCGACAAGTCCATCGACTTCTACACCCGGCTGCTGGGCATGAAGCTGCTGCGCCGCAACGACTATGAGGGCGGCCGCTTCACGCTCGCCTTCGTCGGCTATGGCGACGAGTCGGACACCGCGGTGCTGGAACTGACCCACAACTGGGACCAGAAGGAGCCCTACGAGATCGGCACCGCCTACGGCCACATCGCCATCGGCGTGCCGGACATCTATGGCACCTGCGAGGCCCTGGCCAAGGAGGGCGTGAAGATCCCGCGGGCGCCCGGCCCGATGAAGCACGGCTCCACCGTCATCGCCTTCATCGAGGATCCGGACGGCTACAAGGTCGAGCTGATCGAGCGGAAGTGA
- a CDS encoding rhodanese-like domain-containing protein gives MTSLVSEIPAAPSVLAAEHFARRLSLETDCWDVHEAMRSGAVDFVLLDVRGPALYTRSHVPGAINLPHGKMTAHRMAEWPEDTLFVVYCAGPHCNGADRGALRLARLGRPVKLMIGGMTGWADEGLPFVEGAEPGSLADAV, from the coding sequence ATGACCAGCCTCGTTTCGGAAATCCCCGCCGCCCCGTCCGTCCTTGCGGCGGAACATTTCGCCCGGCGTCTGTCGCTGGAAACCGATTGCTGGGATGTTCACGAGGCGATGCGGAGCGGCGCTGTCGATTTCGTCCTGCTCGACGTGCGCGGGCCGGCGCTTTACACGCGCTCGCATGTGCCGGGGGCGATCAACCTGCCGCACGGCAAGATGACGGCCCACCGCATGGCGGAGTGGCCGGAGGACACGCTGTTCGTGGTCTACTGCGCCGGGCCGCACTGCAATGGTGCCGACCGCGGAGCGCTGCGGCTCGCCAGGCTGGGGCGGCCGGTGAAGCTGATGATCGGCGGCATGACCGGCTGGGCCGACGAGGGCCTCCCCTTCGTCGAGGGGGCTGAGCCGGGCAGTCTCGCGGATGCCGTCTAG
- a CDS encoding sigma-54-dependent transcriptional regulator: MAEPCPVLLIDDEPAMRLSLAQWLQLAGFRAEAFETPEPALDRLSPDFPGVLVTDVKMPRADGLTVLARALESDADLPVILITGHGDVAMAVEAMRRGAYDFIEKPFAPDHLTAVIRRAAEKRRLVLENRQLRRRAGASGIEARLLGTSRVMEELRRDILELAGTAVSVLVHGETGTGKELVARCLHEFGPRAGRPFVPVNCGAIPESMAESELFGHEAGAFTGATQRRAGKLEHSDGGTLFLDEVESMPHSTQVRLLRALQERVIERLGSNKAVPVDLRVVAATKVDLLEASDQGRFRADLYYRLNVAELHIPPLRARPEDIPLLFDAFAGEAAGRHGREQRPLEPEDVEALLAHDWPGNVRELRNVAERHAFSVGRSGVAQLLRRRPVGGDAAAPAPRALADQVDAFEKRAIEQALERCRGDIRAVMELLDIPRRTLNEKMARHGLDRQRFLPRG; the protein is encoded by the coding sequence ATGGCTGAGCCCTGTCCCGTCCTGCTGATCGACGACGAGCCGGCGATGCGCCTGTCCCTGGCGCAGTGGCTGCAGCTCGCCGGCTTCCGCGCCGAGGCGTTCGAGACGCCGGAGCCGGCGCTCGACCGGCTGTCGCCGGACTTCCCCGGCGTGCTGGTCACCGACGTGAAGATGCCGCGGGCCGACGGGCTGACGGTGCTGGCCCGCGCGCTGGAGTCTGACGCCGACCTGCCGGTGATCCTGATCACCGGACACGGCGACGTGGCGATGGCGGTGGAGGCGATGCGCCGCGGCGCCTACGACTTCATCGAGAAGCCCTTCGCCCCCGACCATCTGACCGCCGTCATCCGCCGCGCCGCGGAAAAGCGCCGGCTGGTGCTGGAGAACCGGCAGCTCCGCCGCCGCGCCGGGGCCTCCGGGATCGAGGCGCGGCTGCTCGGCACCTCGCGCGTCATGGAGGAACTGCGGCGCGACATCCTGGAGCTGGCCGGCACCGCCGTCAGCGTGCTGGTCCATGGCGAGACCGGCACCGGCAAGGAGCTGGTCGCCCGCTGCCTGCACGAGTTCGGGCCGCGGGCCGGCCGCCCCTTCGTCCCGGTCAACTGCGGCGCCATCCCCGAGAGCATGGCGGAGAGCGAGCTGTTCGGCCATGAGGCCGGCGCCTTCACCGGCGCCACCCAGCGCCGCGCCGGCAAGCTGGAGCATTCCGACGGCGGCACCCTCTTCCTCGACGAGGTGGAGAGCATGCCGCACAGCACCCAGGTGCGGCTGCTGCGCGCGCTGCAGGAGCGGGTGATCGAGCGGCTGGGCTCCAACAAGGCGGTTCCCGTCGACCTGCGCGTCGTGGCGGCGACCAAGGTCGACCTGCTGGAGGCGAGCGACCAGGGGAGGTTCCGCGCCGACCTCTATTACCGGCTGAACGTGGCGGAGCTTCACATCCCGCCGCTGCGCGCCCGGCCGGAGGACATCCCCCTGCTGTTCGACGCCTTCGCCGGCGAGGCCGCCGGGCGCCACGGCCGGGAGCAGCGCCCGCTGGAGCCGGAGGACGTCGAGGCGCTGCTCGCCCACGACTGGCCCGGCAACGTGCGCGAGCTGCGCAACGTCGCCGAGCGGCACGCCTTCTCCGTCGGCCGCAGCGGCGTCGCCCAGCTCCTGCGCCGCCGGCCGGTGGGGGGCGACGCCGCGGCCCCGGCCCCGCGGGCGCTGGCCGACCAGGTCGACGCCTTCGAGAAGCGCGCCATCGAACAGGCGCTGGAGCGTTGCCGCGGCGACATCAGGGCGGTGATGGAGCTGCTCGACATCCCCCGCCGCACCCTGAACGAGAAGATGGCCCGCCACGGCCTCGACCGGCAGCGTTTCCTGCCGCGGGGATGA
- the gltA gene encoding citrate synthase: MTQTEDGKASNDTVTLIDNKTGKQVTMPVLHGSVGPSVIDIRKLYAETGYFTYDPGFTSTGSCESKITYIDGDEGVLLHRGFAIDELAENATFPEVCFLLLNNHLPNKAEKEEFENILRRHSMVHEQLTKFYSGFRRDAHPMAILCGVTGALSAFYHDSTDIDDPVQRKIAAHRLVAKMPTIAAMAYKYSMGQPFMYPRNDLSYAENFLYMTFGTPCEPYKVNPILSKAMDKIFILHADHEQNASTSTVRLAGSSGANPFACIAAGIASLWGPAHGGANEAVLKMLEEIGSVERIPEFVRRAKDKNDNFRLMGFGHRVYKNYDPRAQVMRKTCHEVLNELGIKDEPLLDIAMELEKIALSDEYFIEKKLYPNVDFYSGIILKAMGFPTSMFTVLFALARTVGWISQWKEMIEDPAQKIGRPRQLYTGQTRRPFVPLAERG; encoded by the coding sequence ATGACCCAGACTGAGGACGGCAAGGCCTCTAACGACACTGTCACCCTCATCGACAACAAGACGGGCAAGCAGGTCACGATGCCCGTGCTGCACGGCAGCGTGGGCCCCAGCGTGATCGACATCCGCAAGCTGTACGCGGAGACCGGGTATTTCACCTACGACCCGGGCTTCACCTCCACCGGCAGCTGCGAATCGAAGATCACCTACATCGACGGCGACGAAGGCGTGCTGCTGCACCGCGGCTTCGCGATCGACGAGCTGGCCGAGAACGCGACCTTCCCGGAGGTCTGCTTCCTCCTCCTCAACAACCATCTGCCCAACAAGGCGGAGAAGGAGGAGTTCGAGAACATCCTGCGTCGTCACTCGATGGTGCACGAGCAGCTGACCAAGTTCTACAGCGGCTTCCGTCGTGACGCGCACCCGATGGCCATCCTGTGCGGCGTGACCGGCGCCCTCTCGGCCTTCTATCACGACTCGACCGACATCGACGACCCGGTGCAGCGCAAGATCGCCGCGCACCGCCTGGTCGCCAAGATGCCGACCATCGCGGCCATGGCCTACAAGTATTCGATGGGCCAGCCCTTCATGTATCCGCGCAACGACCTGTCCTACGCGGAGAACTTCCTCTACATGACCTTCGGCACGCCCTGCGAGCCGTACAAGGTCAACCCGATCCTGTCCAAGGCGATGGACAAGATCTTCATCCTGCACGCCGACCACGAGCAGAACGCCTCGACCTCCACCGTCCGTCTGGCCGGTTCGTCGGGTGCGAACCCGTTCGCCTGCATCGCCGCCGGCATCGCCTCGCTGTGGGGCCCGGCCCATGGCGGCGCCAACGAGGCCGTGCTGAAGATGCTGGAGGAGATCGGCTCGGTCGAGCGGATCCCGGAGTTCGTCCGCCGCGCCAAGGACAAGAACGACAACTTCCGCCTGATGGGCTTCGGCCACCGGGTCTACAAGAACTACGACCCGCGCGCCCAGGTGATGCGCAAGACCTGCCACGAGGTCCTGAACGAGCTGGGCATCAAGGACGAGCCGCTGCTCGACATCGCCATGGAGCTGGAGAAGATCGCCCTGTCGGACGAGTACTTCATCGAGAAGAAGCTCTATCCGAACGTCGACTTCTACTCGGGCATCATCCTGAAGGCGATGGGCTTCCCGACCAGCATGTTCACCGTGCTGTTCGCGCTGGCCCGCACCGTCGGCTGGATCAGCCAGTGGAAGGAGATGATCGAGGATCCGGCCCAGAAGATCGGCCGTCCCCGCCAGCTCTACACCGGTCAGACCCGGCGGCCCTTCGTGCCGCTGGCCGAGCGTGGCTAA
- the gltX gene encoding glutamate--tRNA ligase, with protein MTVVTRFAPSPTGFLHIGGARTALFNWLYAKRMGGKFLLRIEDTDRQRSTQAAVDAILDGLTWLGLDWDGEAISQFERKDRHAEVAQQMLAAGKAYYCYASPEELEEMRAAQKAAGQPVRYDGRWRDRDPSEAPAGVKPVIRLKAPQTGQTVLQDRVQGEVTVQNAQLDDLILLRADGTPTYLLAVVVDDHDMGVTHVVRGDDHLTNTFRQIQIFNAMGWDLPEFAHIPLIHGPDGAKLSKRHGALGVDAYRDMGYLPEAIRNYLLRLGWAHGDDEIISTEQAIGWFDLEGIGRSPSRFDFAKLDNLNAHYMRAADDARLVGLIVPRLEAELGRSLGDAERDLLKRAMNGLKQRARTLVDLAQSARFYVAARPLPLDEKAAALLDEKGRTVLKQLAELFAAEADFTAATLEARVRGHAEQSGEKLGKLAQPLRAALTGSTVSPPIFEVAELLGRDEVLARMSDAAGAA; from the coding sequence ATGACCGTCGTCACCCGTTTCGCCCCGTCGCCCACCGGATTTCTCCATATCGGCGGCGCCCGCACCGCGCTGTTCAACTGGCTGTATGCCAAGCGGATGGGCGGCAAGTTCCTGCTGCGCATCGAAGACACCGACCGGCAACGCTCGACCCAGGCGGCGGTCGACGCGATCCTCGACGGCCTGACCTGGCTCGGCCTCGACTGGGACGGCGAGGCGATCAGCCAGTTCGAGCGCAAGGACCGCCATGCCGAGGTGGCGCAGCAGATGCTGGCCGCCGGCAAGGCCTATTACTGCTACGCCAGCCCCGAGGAACTGGAGGAGATGCGCGCCGCCCAGAAGGCCGCCGGCCAGCCGGTGCGCTATGACGGCCGCTGGCGCGACCGCGACCCGTCGGAGGCGCCGGCCGGCGTCAAGCCGGTGATCCGCCTGAAGGCGCCGCAGACCGGCCAGACCGTGCTGCAGGACCGCGTCCAGGGCGAGGTCACGGTGCAGAACGCCCAGCTCGACGACCTGATCCTGCTGCGCGCCGACGGCACCCCGACCTATCTGCTGGCGGTGGTGGTGGACGACCACGACATGGGCGTGACCCACGTCGTACGCGGCGACGATCACCTGACCAACACCTTCCGCCAGATCCAGATCTTCAACGCCATGGGCTGGGACCTGCCGGAATTCGCCCACATTCCGCTGATCCACGGGCCGGACGGCGCCAAGCTGTCGAAGCGGCACGGCGCGCTCGGCGTCGACGCCTACCGCGATATGGGCTACCTGCCGGAGGCCATCCGCAACTATCTGCTGCGGCTCGGCTGGGCGCACGGCGACGACGAGATCATCTCGACCGAACAGGCGATCGGCTGGTTCGACCTGGAGGGGATCGGCCGTTCGCCCTCGCGCTTCGACTTCGCCAAGCTCGACAACCTCAACGCCCACTACATGCGCGCGGCCGACGACGCCCGGCTGGTCGGGCTGATCGTGCCGCGTCTGGAAGCGGAGCTCGGCCGCAGCCTCGGCGATGCCGAACGCGACCTTTTGAAGCGGGCGATGAACGGGCTGAAGCAGCGCGCCCGCACCCTGGTCGACCTGGCGCAGAGCGCGCGCTTCTATGTCGCAGCCCGTCCGCTGCCGCTCGACGAAAAAGCGGCGGCCCTCCTGGACGAAAAGGGCCGGACCGTGTTGAAGCAGCTGGCGGAGCTGTTCGCCGCCGAGGCGGACTTCACGGCGGCGACGCTGGAGGCCCGGGTGCGCGGCCATGCCGAACAAAGCGGCGAGAAACTCGGCAAGCTGGCTCAGCCGCTGCGTGCGGCGCTCACCGGCTCGACCGTTTCGCCGCCGATCTTCGAGGTCGCGGAATTGTTGGGACGGGACGAAGTTCTGGCACGCATGAGTGATGCCGCAGGTGCAGCATAA
- a CDS encoding ATP-binding protein, with product MTRPLPGLDARNLRRTGLVAVALTLVVAATAWGTYRLAEAQARGGLIVNGDQRLGLYASSIRNAVGRYDYLPFLLARDKDVLALLAGPDEARRDAVNRQLEEANAAAGSAALYVTDREGLALASSNWRDPAVSFVGYHYAFRPYFQQAVRDGSGRYFGIGVTTGTPGYFLSHAARATSGPDRPGGDLAGVAVVKIDLEPLQRDWAAGGERVLVSDGNGIVFLASHAEWKYRTLEPIPPDVRARLEETRQYDRTAIEPLGLTDRGEMPGPEGRTVRLVSLPGPRGEPQAFVMQAMELPEFGWTIRFLSDLEPVRAQAADAAMLASALVLLLAAGLLLAHQRNQTLRLQREAREALEQRVEERTRELVEANRFLREAQEELVQAGKLAALGQMSAALAHEINQPLAAIRTFAASTRILAERGETAMVQDNLAMIGDLAERMAVISGHLKEFARKGPARVEAVPVGRVLDRALLLLGPRLREQGIELVRAVPDEAVVRGDAVRLEQVFVNLLRNAADAMAGAEVRRLSLSASRQGGAQTGMWEIRVADTGTGIAEADQYRLFDPFFTTKEVGEGLGLGLSLSYGIVRDFDGSLRAENNPDGGATFVVLLPEASHG from the coding sequence ATGACCCGCCCCCTGCCCGGACTGGATGCCCGCAACCTCCGCCGAACCGGCCTCGTCGCCGTCGCCCTGACGCTCGTGGTGGCCGCCACCGCCTGGGGCACCTACCGGCTGGCCGAGGCGCAGGCGCGCGGCGGGCTGATCGTCAACGGCGACCAGCGGCTCGGCCTCTATGCCAGCTCCATCCGCAACGCGGTCGGGCGCTACGACTACCTGCCCTTCCTGCTGGCCCGCGACAAGGACGTGCTGGCCCTTCTGGCCGGGCCGGACGAGGCGAGGCGCGACGCCGTCAACCGCCAGCTCGAAGAGGCGAACGCCGCGGCGGGATCGGCCGCCCTGTACGTCACCGACCGCGAGGGGCTGGCGCTGGCGTCGAGCAACTGGCGCGATCCGGCGGTCAGCTTCGTCGGCTACCACTACGCTTTCCGCCCCTACTTCCAGCAGGCGGTGCGGGACGGCAGCGGGCGCTATTTCGGCATCGGCGTCACCACGGGCACCCCCGGCTATTTCCTGTCCCATGCCGCCCGCGCCACCTCGGGACCGGACAGGCCCGGCGGCGACCTGGCCGGTGTCGCGGTGGTGAAGATCGACCTGGAGCCGCTGCAGCGCGACTGGGCGGCCGGCGGCGAGCGGGTGCTGGTGTCCGATGGGAACGGCATCGTCTTCCTGGCGAGCCATGCGGAGTGGAAGTACCGCACGCTGGAACCGATCCCGCCCGACGTCCGCGCCCGGCTGGAGGAGACGCGCCAGTACGACCGCACGGCCATCGAGCCGCTGGGCCTGACCGACCGGGGGGAGATGCCGGGGCCGGAGGGCCGGACGGTGCGGCTGGTCAGCCTGCCCGGCCCGCGCGGCGAGCCGCAGGCCTTCGTCATGCAGGCGATGGAGCTGCCGGAGTTCGGCTGGACCATCCGCTTCCTGTCGGACCTGGAGCCGGTGCGCGCACAGGCGGCGGACGCCGCCATGCTGGCGTCGGCGCTGGTCCTGCTGCTGGCCGCCGGGCTGCTGCTGGCCCACCAGCGCAACCAGACGCTCCGCCTGCAGCGCGAGGCGCGCGAGGCCCTGGAGCAGCGGGTGGAGGAGCGCACCCGCGAACTGGTCGAGGCCAACCGCTTCCTGCGCGAGGCGCAGGAGGAGCTGGTGCAGGCCGGCAAGCTCGCGGCCCTCGGCCAGATGTCGGCGGCGCTGGCGCACGAGATCAACCAGCCGCTCGCCGCCATCCGCACCTTCGCCGCCTCCACCCGCATCCTGGCGGAGCGCGGGGAGACCGCCATGGTGCAGGACAATCTCGCGATGATCGGCGATCTGGCGGAGCGGATGGCGGTGATCTCCGGCCACCTGAAGGAGTTCGCCCGCAAGGGGCCGGCGCGCGTCGAGGCGGTGCCGGTCGGCCGCGTGCTCGACCGGGCGCTCCTGCTGCTCGGGCCGCGGCTGCGCGAGCAGGGGATCGAGCTGGTGCGCGCGGTCCCGGACGAGGCGGTGGTGCGCGGCGACGCGGTCCGGCTGGAGCAGGTCTTCGTCAACCTGCTGCGCAACGCCGCCGACGCCATGGCCGGGGCGGAGGTTCGGCGCCTGAGCCTGTCGGCCTCCCGCCAGGGCGGGGCCCAAACTGGCATGTGGGAAATCCGCGTCGCCGACACCGGCACCGGCATCGCCGAGGCGGACCAGTACCGCCTGTTCGACCCCTTCTTCACCACCAAGGAGGTGGGCGAGGGGCTGGGCCTCGGCCTGTCGCTGTCCTACGGTATCGTGCGCGACTTCGACGGCAGCCTGCGGGCGGAGAACAATCCCGACGGCGGCGCCACCTTCGTCGTCCTTCTGCCGGAGGCCTCCCATGGCTGA
- a CDS encoding helix-turn-helix domain-containing protein — translation MLAATGLLNGRRATTHWRYTDTLRRAYPAIRVEPDVLYVDEGTILTSAGSAAGIDLCLHLIRRDYGAEAANSVARRLVVQPHREGGQAQFIERPVPPAREGARLGPLLDHLRGTLDQDHTLATLAERSGMSVRTFLRRFQALTGTTPGDWLLAERLARARELLELGQVSVEEVATRVGFGSAATLRHHFRQRLGLSPASYRARFRRAG, via the coding sequence GTGCTGGCCGCCACCGGCCTGCTGAACGGCCGCAGGGCCACCACCCACTGGCGCTATACCGACACGCTGCGGCGTGCCTACCCGGCGATCCGGGTGGAGCCCGACGTGCTGTACGTCGACGAGGGCACCATCCTGACCTCGGCCGGCAGCGCCGCCGGCATCGACCTCTGCCTGCACCTGATCCGCCGCGACTATGGGGCGGAGGCCGCCAACTCGGTGGCGCGGCGGCTGGTGGTGCAGCCGCACCGCGAGGGAGGACAGGCCCAGTTCATCGAGCGGCCGGTCCCGCCGGCACGCGAAGGGGCGCGGCTCGGCCCCCTGCTCGACCATCTGCGCGGCACGCTGGACCAGGACCACACGCTGGCCACGCTGGCCGAGCGGTCGGGGATGAGCGTGCGTACCTTCCTGCGCCGCTTCCAGGCGCTGACCGGCACGACGCCGGGCGACTGGCTGCTGGCGGAGCGGCTGGCCCGCGCCAGGGAGTTGCTGGAACTCGGCCAGGTCTCGGTGGAGGAGGTGGCGACGCGTGTCGGATTCGGCTCCGCCGCGACGTTGCGCCACCACTTCCGCCAGCGGCTCGGCCTCAGCCCGGCGAGCTACCGGGCGCGGTTCCGCCGGGCCGGGTAG
- a CDS encoding ComEC/Rec2 family competence protein encodes MTEGLASDPEDSPPAGAAHAKDSPFGPVLCALAAGWSRLGRELEADRDRWILWLPVGLGGGVALYFALPAEPPGWASMATVGVPALLMILLRSRPAALAGLMLLVAVAGGFALAALRTVLVERPMLTRDLGFVTVTGRVMAVERQPDAVRVTLADPVVDRLKPAETPGAVRIRITGRHPPPQPGTVIRLRTSLSPPAPPAEPGAFDFQRRAFFMGLGGVGFSTSRPELVEAPPPGGWRAVSIAFETARAYIARRVAETIPDPAEAGVTAALLNGEEAAIPEPTMEAFRNSGLAHLLSISGLHVGIAAGILYHLVRALLALVPFVALRWPIKKIAALSGILSALAYTMLVGAPLPTLRSVLMTGLVMVAIIADRDPLSMRLVAFAAVVTIATDPEGMLGPSFQMSFAAVVALIAVYERVGAPLAELRQGLGWIGQALFYVGGIMLTSVIATAATTPFSLFHFQQIAFYGVLSNMIAIPLTSFWVMPWSLVSYALLPFGVEGPALVAMNWGVRGIIATAEFFGSLPGAALLVPAMPAAGFAAVVSGGIWLCAWTRRWRWWGLVAIVAGLASPALVARPDLLVSVDGRLMAARGPDGRLSLSRDSEGRVADTWLRRDGAREPDEPWPEVGTAAGGRLRCDALGCLYRLNGRTVALLRAPDALPEDCAAADLVIVAQPARGCRAPLVVDRWRLRREGAQAIFLDPGGIRLDSVRGLRGDRPWTGLPVPP; translated from the coding sequence GTGACGGAAGGCCTCGCCAGCGATCCGGAGGATAGCCCGCCCGCCGGTGCGGCGCACGCGAAGGATTCGCCCTTCGGCCCTGTTCTTTGCGCATTGGCCGCCGGCTGGTCCCGGCTGGGCCGGGAACTGGAGGCGGACCGCGACCGCTGGATCCTGTGGCTGCCGGTCGGGCTCGGCGGCGGGGTCGCCCTCTATTTCGCCCTGCCGGCGGAGCCGCCGGGCTGGGCCTCCATGGCGACGGTCGGCGTGCCCGCGCTGCTGATGATCCTGCTGCGGAGCCGGCCGGCGGCGCTGGCCGGGCTGATGCTGCTCGTCGCCGTGGCCGGCGGCTTCGCGCTCGCGGCGCTGCGCACGGTCCTGGTGGAGCGGCCGATGCTGACCCGCGACCTCGGCTTCGTGACGGTGACCGGCCGGGTGATGGCGGTGGAGCGGCAGCCGGACGCGGTGCGGGTGACGCTGGCCGATCCGGTGGTGGACCGTCTGAAACCGGCGGAGACGCCGGGGGCGGTGCGCATCCGCATCACCGGCCGCCATCCGCCGCCGCAGCCCGGCACGGTGATCCGCCTGCGCACCAGCCTGTCGCCGCCGGCACCGCCGGCCGAGCCCGGCGCCTTCGACTTCCAGCGCCGCGCCTTCTTCATGGGGCTGGGCGGCGTCGGCTTCTCGACCAGCCGGCCGGAACTGGTGGAGGCGCCGCCGCCCGGCGGCTGGCGGGCGGTCTCCATCGCCTTCGAGACGGCCCGCGCCTACATCGCGCGGCGGGTGGCGGAGACGATCCCCGATCCGGCGGAGGCCGGCGTCACCGCCGCACTGCTGAACGGCGAGGAGGCCGCGATCCCCGAGCCGACCATGGAGGCCTTCCGCAACAGCGGCCTCGCCCATCTCCTGTCGATCTCCGGCCTGCATGTCGGCATCGCCGCCGGCATCCTCTACCACCTCGTGCGGGCGCTGCTGGCGCTGGTGCCCTTCGTGGCGCTGCGCTGGCCGATCAAGAAGATCGCGGCGCTGTCCGGTATCCTTTCGGCGCTGGCCTATACGATGCTGGTGGGGGCACCGCTGCCGACCCTGCGGTCGGTGCTGATGACCGGCCTCGTCATGGTGGCGATCATCGCCGACCGCGACCCGCTCAGCATGCGGCTCGTCGCCTTCGCGGCGGTCGTCACCATCGCCACCGACCCGGAAGGCATGCTGGGACCGAGCTTCCAGATGTCCTTCGCCGCCGTCGTGGCGCTGATCGCCGTCTACGAGCGGGTCGGGGCGCCCCTGGCGGAGCTGCGCCAGGGGCTGGGGTGGATCGGGCAGGCGCTCTTCTATGTCGGCGGCATCATGCTGACCAGCGTGATCGCCACGGCGGCGACGACCCCCTTCTCGCTCTTCCATTTCCAGCAGATCGCCTTCTACGGCGTGCTGTCCAACATGATCGCCATCCCGCTGACCTCCTTCTGGGTGATGCCCTGGAGCCTCGTCAGCTACGCCCTGCTGCCGTTCGGCGTGGAGGGGCCGGCGCTGGTGGCGATGAACTGGGGCGTGCGGGGGATCATCGCCACGGCCGAATTCTTCGGCTCGCTGCCGGGGGCGGCGCTGCTGGTCCCCGCCATGCCGGCCGCCGGCTTCGCCGCGGTGGTGTCGGGCGGCATCTGGCTGTGCGCCTGGACGCGGCGCTGGCGCTGGTGGGGGCTGGTCGCCATCGTCGCCGGCCTCGCCAGCCCGGCCCTGGTCGCGCGGCCCGATCTGCTGGTGTCGGTCGACGGCCGGCTGATGGCGGCGCGCGGGCCGGATGGCCGGTTGAGCCTGTCGCGCGACAGCGAGGGGCGGGTCGCCGACACGTGGCTGCGCCGCGACGGGGCACGCGAACCGGACGAGCCCTGGCCGGAGGTCGGCACGGCGGCCGGCGGGCGGCTGCGCTGCGATGCGCTGGGCTGCCTCTACCGGCTGAACGGCCGGACGGTGGCCCTGCTGCGCGCGCCGGACGCGCTGCCGGAGGACTGTGCCGCCGCCGATCTGGTGATCGTCGCCCAGCCCGCCCGCGGCTGCCGCGCCCCGCTGGTGGTCGACCGCTGGCGGCTGCGGCGGGAAGGCGCCCAGGCGATCTTTCTGGACCCCGGCGGCATCCGGCTGGACAGCGTCCGCGGCCTGCGCGGCGACCGTCCCTGGACCGGTCTGCCGGTGCCGCCATAG
- the lpxB gene encoding lipid-A-disaccharide synthase, giving the protein MSGPTLFLIAGEPSGDALGARLMAAAKRLTGGSVRFVGIGGEKMAAEGLQSLFPMGELTLFGIFELLPHLPNLIRRIDQTVAEILRIRPDAVVGIDSPGFTLRVAKKVKAARAGIPLIHYVAPTVWAWKPRRAAKYAAIYDHLLAILPFEPPYFEREGLPCSFVGHSVVESGAGAGDAARFRAQHGLTEGDRLVAVLPGSRRGEVTRLLPVFRETLERLTSTHQSLVVVVPTVATVRDRVAVELAGWPLRTILVEGDPAKYDAFAAAEVALAASGTVALELALARLPAVVAYRLNPVTVALYRRLIRVKYVNLVNLMLDRMLVPELLQEDCRPDRLAVELGRLLDDPAARQAQIDGVAEVAGWLGQGGTPPSERAARVILDVIERHRDGTAGGP; this is encoded by the coding sequence ATGAGCGGCCCGACCCTGTTCCTGATCGCCGGCGAGCCGTCCGGCGACGCACTCGGCGCCCGGCTGATGGCGGCCGCCAAGCGGCTGACCGGCGGGTCCGTCCGCTTCGTCGGCATCGGCGGCGAGAAGATGGCGGCGGAGGGGCTGCAGAGCCTCTTCCCCATGGGCGAGCTGACCCTGTTCGGCATCTTCGAGCTGCTGCCCCACTTGCCGAACCTGATCCGCCGCATCGACCAGACGGTCGCCGAAATCCTGAGGATCCGGCCCGACGCGGTGGTCGGCATCGATTCGCCGGGCTTCACCCTGCGGGTGGCGAAGAAGGTGAAGGCGGCCCGTGCCGGCATTCCGCTGATCCATTACGTCGCCCCGACCGTCTGGGCCTGGAAGCCCAGGCGGGCGGCGAAATACGCAGCCATCTACGACCATCTGCTGGCGATCCTGCCCTTCGAGCCGCCCTATTTCGAGCGGGAGGGGCTGCCCTGCAGCTTCGTCGGCCATTCGGTGGTGGAAAGCGGCGCCGGCGCCGGCGATGCGGCCCGCTTCCGCGCGCAGCACGGGCTGACCGAGGGGGACCGGCTGGTCGCCGTGCTGCCCGGCAGCCGGCGCGGCGAGGTGACGCGGCTCCTGCCGGTCTTCCGGGAAACGCTGGAGCGGCTGACCTCCACCCACCAGTCGCTGGTCGTCGTCGTGCCGACGGTCGCCACGGTGCGCGACCGGGTGGCGGTCGAGCTTGCCGGCTGGCCGCTGCGCACCATCCTTGTCGAGGGCGACCCGGCCAAGTACGACGCCTTCGCCGCGGCGGAGGTGGCGCTGGCGGCCTCCGGCACCGTGGCGCTGGAGCTGGCGCTGGCGCGGCTTCCCGCGGTGGTCGCCTATCGGCTGAACCCGGTGACGGTGGCGCTCTATCGCCGGCTGATCCGGGTGAAGTACGTCAACCTCGTGAACCTGATGCTCGATCGGATGCTGGTGCCGGAACTGCTGCAGGAGGACTGCCGGCCCGATAGACTGGCGGTCGAGCTGGGACGGCTGCTCGACGATCCCGCTGCCCGTCAGGCGCAGATCGACGGGGTGGCCGAGGTTGCCGGCTGGCTCGGCCAGGGCGGCACCCCGCCAAGCGAACGCGCCGCCCGTGTCATCCTGGACGTCATCGAACGGCACCGGGATGGGACAGCGGGCGGCCCATAA